One Mercurialis annua linkage group LG3, ddMerAnnu1.2, whole genome shotgun sequence DNA window includes the following coding sequences:
- the LOC126672248 gene encoding NAC domain-containing protein 105-like: MLPGFIFNPTDQELVGFYLLHINNQKDSAYHISQFPVPFCNFYGEEEPWQIWERFGGEQKNNLERLFFHTKLKKKATRGTGTNIDRKFGSGGGGWHGATSGEKSPIHVSDLVGYKKSFSYWNKSRPDQDRCWIMTEYSVEGRGWDFVICELKPGRKQTEKRKQEAAVLESGDKRCRIEQHNGEAVATLTDEDKGCRIEAEGGVYLQEGGVHANYYDDKGLAPRGSNEEFAVEDVLSSFWDYLHDGHNSEVVTGAYDASSEPLPPSSELLTI; the protein is encoded by the coding sequence ATGTTGCCTGGATTTATATTTAACCCTACTGATCAAGAACTTGTGGGCTTCTATCTTCTCCACATCAACAACCAAAAAGACTCTGCGTACCACATTAGCCAGTTTCCTGTTCCATTCTGCAATTTCTACGGTGAAGAAGAGCCTTGGCAAATTTGGGAAAGATTCGGTGGAGAGCAGAAGAATAATCTTGAACGTCTTTTCTTCCACACCAAGCTAAAGAAGAAGGCTACGAGGGGCACCGGCACCAACATTGATCGCAAGTTTGGTTCTGGAGGCGGAGGATGGCACGGTGCGACTTCCGGTGAGAAATCACCCATTCATGTTTCTGATTTAGTAGGCTACAAGAAGAGTTTCAGTTATTGGAACAAATCGAGACCCGACCAAGACCGCTGTTGGATCATGACGGAATACAGTGTGGAGGGAAGGGGCTGGGATTTTGTGATTTGTGAACTCAAACCTGGCAGAAAACAGACAGAGAAAAGAAAGCAGGAGGCTGCAGTACTTGAGAGTGGAGACAAACGATGCCGGATTGAACAACACAATGGAGAGGCTGTTGCGACTCTAACTGATGAAGACAAAGGATGCAGGATTGAAGCTGAGGGTGGAGTTTATTTGCAAGAGGGTGGAGTACATGCAAATTATTATGATGATAAGGGGTTAGCTCCACGTGGAAGCAATGAAGAATTTGCAGTTGAAGATGTACTCTCATCTTTCTGGGATTATCTGCATGACGGTCACAATTCTGAGGTGGTGACTGGTGCTTATGACGCTTCTTCTGAGCCGTTGCCGCCTTCTTCGGAGCTGCTTACaatataa
- the LOC126671176 gene encoding E2F transcription factor-like E2FF, translated as MSEFVSRESDPIGKQFYCRKEKSLGVLCTNFLSLYSRDGVASIGLDDAAAKLGVERRRIYDVVNILESVGVVARKQKNQYSWKGFEAIPRALEDLKDEGLKENFCASISTNSAKVGNENENEGSSSSKTDGQDNSSATSKSENKREKSLWLLTQNFVKLFLCSGVNMITLDSAAMSLLGGSLTSRAMRTKVRRLYDIANVFSSMNLIEKTHHPDNRKPAFRWLGWRGNNGSAASMESKKRVFGTDITSYTNIKRNKTESSIGWNSNPNDNVSVHDRFQNSVGDCEENRLKQPTKHSSKSFQFGPFTPKETPIASNSGNKGVNRIQDLESLASTYYPRYHNQVLSDLFGHYVDAWKSWYVEVGLKEKKED; from the exons ATGTCGGAGTTTGTTTCCCGAGAATCCGACCCGATTGGGAAACAATTTTACTGCCGCAAAGAAAAATCTCTCGGAGTTTTATGCACCaa TTTCTTGAGTTTATACAGTAGAGATGGTGTTGCTTCTATTGGACTAGATGATGCTGCTGCTAAATTAG GAGTTGAACGGCGCCGCATTTACGATGTGGTCAACATTTTGGAGAGTGTTGGT GTTGTagcaagaaaacaaaagaatcaATATTCATGGAAAGGATTTGAAGCAATTCCTCGTGCTCTAGAGGATCTCAAg GATGAGGGTTTAAAGGAGAATTTTTGTGCTTCTATATCTACCAATTCAGCAAAG GTTGGGAATGAGAATGAAAATGAAGGCTCTTCTAGTTCGAAAACCGATGGTCAGGACAATTCTTCAGCAACATCAAAATCTG AAAACAAAAGGGAAAAATCACTATGGCTTCTCACACAAAATTTTGTCAAGCTTTTCCTTTGTTCTGGT GTAAACATGATTACTCTAGATAGTGCTGCAATGTCATTGCTCGGCGGTTCTCTTACTTCGAGAGCTATGAGAA CAAAAGTTAGACGACTATATGACATTGCAAATGTTTTTTCTTCCATGAATCTAATTGAGAAG ACGCATCACCCTGATAACAGGAAACCGGCTTTTAGGTGGTTGGGATGGAGAGGAAACAATGGCTCAGCAGCTTCAATGGAGTCAAAGAAGAGGGTTTTTGGTACTGACATTACAAGTTACACTAACATAAAGAGAAACAAGACGGAATCTTCCATTGGTTGGAACTCGAATCCGAATGATAATGTTTCAGTTCATGATAGATTTCAGAATTCGGTTGGTGATTGTGAAGAGAACAGATTGAAACAGCCCACAAAACATAGCTCAAAGAGTTTTCAGTTTGGACCTTTTACTCCTAAGGAAACGCCTATAGCAAGTAACTCTGGAAATAAAGGTGTAAACCGGATTCAGGACTTGGAGAGCCTCGCTTCTACTTACTATCCTCGGTATCACAATCAAG TCTTAAGCGACCTTTTCGGACATTATGTGGATGCATGGAAATCATGGTACGTTGAAGTTGGTCTGAAAGAGAAGAAAGAAGATTAA